The Oscillatoria salina IIICB1 genome has a segment encoding these proteins:
- the dacB gene encoding D-alanyl-D-alanine carboxypeptidase/D-alanyl-D-alanine endopeptidase — protein sequence MKSSSHWFKPLTVFAVAALTWAETSVKIAHANPSTTLAQNVESVEIYVPPPETGNTGVCPYFLEGEIKEIIDSSSFAGARWGILVESLESGETFYSYNANSPLIPASNTKLFTAAAALQRLDNNAVIRSKSLKEWIGVTLLMSNNSYADVLLRYLGGAGAVKTALANLGVNPGGYRQVDGSGLSRQNAATPDAIVDTLKAMKNAKGRDIFYSSLPVAGVSGTLRNRFRNTSVQGKVRAKTGTLTGVRALSGYLEHPQYGTIVFSIVANHPGSSGRSLISGIDRIVLDLNRLTPCDI from the coding sequence ATGAAATCGTCCAGTCATTGGTTTAAACCCCTGACCGTGTTCGCTGTTGCAGCCTTAACTTGGGCTGAAACTTCTGTAAAAATTGCTCATGCAAATCCTTCTACTACTCTAGCTCAAAACGTTGAATCAGTGGAAATATATGTTCCACCTCCAGAAACAGGTAATACTGGCGTTTGTCCTTATTTTCTCGAAGGAGAAATTAAGGAAATTATCGATAGTTCTAGTTTTGCTGGAGCTAGGTGGGGGATACTGGTAGAATCTTTAGAAAGTGGGGAAACTTTCTATAGTTACAATGCCAATAGTCCATTAATTCCCGCGTCTAATACTAAATTATTTACCGCCGCCGCAGCTTTACAAAGACTTGACAATAATGCGGTTATACGTTCTAAATCTTTAAAAGAATGGATCGGCGTAACATTATTAATGAGTAACAATAGTTATGCCGATGTGTTGCTACGTTATCTTGGTGGTGCAGGTGCAGTCAAAACCGCTTTAGCTAATTTGGGAGTTAATCCTGGAGGTTATCGACAAGTAGATGGTTCGGGTTTGTCGCGACAGAATGCAGCTACTCCTGACGCGATCGTTGATACTCTCAAAGCGATGAAAAATGCCAAAGGAAGAGATATTTTTTATTCTTCTCTTCCTGTTGCTGGTGTAAGTGGTACTTTAAGAAATCGCTTTCGGAATACTTCCGTACAAGGAAAAGTTCGCGCGAAAACTGGCACTTTGACTGGGGTAAGGGCGCTTTCTGGCTATCTGGAACATCCCCAATATGGAACGATAGTTTTTAGTATTGTTGCTAATCATCCGGGTAGTTCGGGAAGGAGTTTAATTAGCGGGATCGATCGCATAGTTCTCGATCTCAATCGGCTTACTCCCTGCGATATTTAA
- the msrA gene encoding peptide-methionine (S)-S-oxide reductase MsrA — protein sequence MVLFGFGKKATMPAPEEALPGRDEPMSLTNDRHFVNGNPLKPPYPEGMEMALFGLGCFWGAERRFWQQEGVYTTAVGYAGGYTSNPTYQEVCTGKTGHNEVVRVVYDPKVISYEDLLKVFWESHNPTQGMRQGNDVGTQYRSGIYVYSDSQKQLAEASKQAYQQALQNSGYGEITTEIIDAPEFYYAEDYHQQYLAKNPGGYCGLGGTNVSCPALTTN from the coding sequence ATGGTATTGTTTGGATTTGGCAAAAAAGCCACTATGCCAGCCCCAGAAGAAGCTTTACCCGGACGCGACGAGCCGATGTCATTAACAAACGATCGCCATTTTGTCAATGGTAATCCACTCAAGCCTCCTTATCCAGAAGGAATGGAAATGGCTTTGTTTGGTTTGGGTTGTTTCTGGGGTGCAGAACGAAGATTTTGGCAGCAAGAAGGAGTATATACGACTGCGGTAGGTTATGCTGGTGGATATACGTCCAACCCAACTTACCAAGAAGTTTGCACGGGTAAAACAGGTCACAATGAAGTAGTTAGGGTAGTTTATGACCCCAAAGTTATCAGTTATGAAGATTTACTGAAAGTCTTTTGGGAAAGTCACAACCCTACCCAAGGTATGCGTCAAGGTAACGACGTAGGAACACAATATCGTTCGGGAATTTACGTTTATTCCGACAGCCAAAAGCAACTCGCAGAAGCATCAAAACAAGCTTATCAGCAGGCTTTGCAGAATTCTGGCTATGGTGAAATCACGACTGAAATTATCGACGCTCCCGAATTTTACTACGCTGAAGACTATCATCAGCAATATCTCGCCAAAAATCCGGGAGGTTATTGCGGTTTAGGTGGTACAAATGTTTCTTGTCCAGCTTTGACGACAAATTAA